CACATTCTACAGGAACTTAtatagaggtcagtacaggtcacAGACTTAGGTTAGGACACAAGGGCACGTTCTACAGGAACTAtgtagaggtcagtacaggtcacAGACTTAGGTTAGGACACAAGGGCACGTTCTACAGGAACTAtgtagaggtcagtacaggtcacAGACTTAGGTTAGGACACAAGGGCACGTTCTACAGGAACTAcgtagaggtcagtacaggtcacAGACTTAGGTTAGGACACAAGGGCACGTTCTACAGGAACTAtatagaggtcagtacaggtcacAGACTTAAGATAGGCAAAGTCATAACAGGTGTCCTAATACTTAATATTTCTCGAAcatctaccctcctaccctccctccctgtctctaccctccctgtctctaccctccctgtctctaccctccctacctgtctctaccctccctacctgtctctaccctccctccctgtctctcccctccctccctgtctctaccctccctccctgtctctcccctccctccctgtctctaccctccctccctgtctctaccctcctaccctgtctctaccctcctaccctgtctctaccctcctaccctgtctctatcctccctccctgtctctaccctcctaccctccctccctgctcccttcCTGTCCCTgcccaccctctctgtctctaccctccctccctgtctctaccctcctaccctccctccctgctcccttcCTGTCCCTgcccaccctctctgtctctaccctcctaccctgtccctaccctcctaccctcctgacctgtctctaccctccctccctgtctctaccctcctatcctccatccctgtctctaCCCTTCTACCCTCCATACCctgtctctaccctccctaccctgtctctaccctccatccctgtctctaccctcctaccctccatccctgtctctaccctcctaccctccatccctgtctctacccttctaccctcctaccctgtctctaccctccctccctgtctctaccctcctacccccccccctgtctctaccctccctctctgtctctaccctccccccctgtctctaccctccctccctgtctccaccctccatccctgtctctaccctcctatcctctctccctgtctctaccctccctccctgtctctactctcctaccctccatccctgtctctaccatcctatcctctctccctgtctctaccatcctatcctctctccctgtctctaccctccctccctgtctctaccctcctaccctccatccctgtctctaccctcctacccaccacccctgtctctaccctccctccctgtctctaccatcctatcctccctccctgtctctaccatcctatcctctctccctgtctctaccatcctatcctctctccctgtctctaccctccatccctgtctctaccctcctACCCACCACCCCTGTCTCTACTCTCCTACCCACCACCcctgtctctaccctccctccctgtctctaccatcctatcctctctccctgtctctaccatcctatcctctctccctgtctctaccatcctatcctctctccctgtctctacccccctatcctccatccctgtctctactctcctaccctccatccctgtctctactctcctacccaccctaccctgtctctaccctccatccctgtctctaCTCTCCTACCCTCCATCCTTGTCTCTACtctcctaccctccctccctgtctctactctcctaccctccctccctgtctctaccctccctccctgtctctactctcctaccctccctccctgtctctaccctccctccctgtctctactctcctaccctccctaccctgtctctaccctccctaccctgtctctaccctccatccctgtctctaccctcctaccctccctccctccctccctgtctctaccctcctaccctccatccctgTCCCTACCCTTCCTTCCTCAGTGGGAGGACATGAGTGTTCTGGGTACGGCTCAGTTGGCTGGCCACCGGTCGATGAACCCGTGTCCGCTGTATGACGAGTTCACAGGCACCCTCTTCCTGTTCTTCATCGCTGTGCTGGGCCACACCTCCGAGTCCTACCAGCTGGTGACGGGTAAGAATGTAACGCGCCTCTGCTTCATCTCCAGTAACGACCAGGGCAACACCTGGAGCCCTGCCACCGACCTCACCAAGAGGGTCATAGGAGACACCATCAAAGGTGAGACAAGGTCACAGCAGGTAGGTTGATCTCATGAGGTTATGAAGTTCTGTGTTTTATGGTGAAGTATGTGTTTATTTCACATGGTGTGATATCTCTCTGGTTGTGTTTCCCCTCCTCAGACTGGGCAACCTTCGCCCTGGGCCCGGGACATGGCATCCAGCTCAAGTCAGGCCGTCTGCTGGTGCCAGCGTACGCCTACCACATCGACTGCAAGGAGTGCTTTGGCCAGATGTGCCTGACCACACCCCACGCTTTCTGTTTCCATAGCGACACCCACGGGCGGACGTGGCGTTTTGGGGAGGCGGTGCCAGGGCCAGAGAGCGTGGAGTGCCAGATGGTGTCTGTGGATCAGGAGGATGGGACCAACGTGCTGTACTGTAACGCCCGGAGTCCTCTGGGCTGCAGGGTCCAGGCCCTTAGTCTGGATGACGGTGCTGTCTTCCAGGATGGACAGCTGGTGCAGCGGCTCACGGAGTCACGTAATGGTTGCCACGGTAGCGTAGTGGGGTTCCCCGCCCCGCTACACCTCAACCTCCGCCCTCGGCCACCCACCCACGCCAGACACTGGACATCCTTCGAGGCTAAGACTGGTGACTCCTCCCCACCCACCGCCCCTCCCCCTCCCAGCTCCCCACAGAATTTCCTTACACCCACCTGGGTGGTGTACTCCCACCCGACGTGGAATAACGTGAGGAAGAACCTGGGGGTGTACCTCAGCCTGTTCCCCCGTGACCCGGACAGCTGGTCTGGCCCGTGGGTGATCTACGAGGGCCCCAGTGCCTACTCTGACCTGGCCTACCTGGAGCTGCCGTCAGCTGGGGCCCCGTCGGCTGTGGCCTTCGCCTGTCTGTTTGAGTGCGGCACCAGCACAGCTTATGATGAgatttccttcagcatcttcacccTCTACGAGCTCATTGACAACCTGCCACGCAACACACAGCCACGCAACACACAGCCACGCAACACACAGCCACGCAACACAAAGTCAGGCAGCAACACACAGCCATTCAGCAACACACAGCCACTCAGCAACACACAGCCACTCAGCAACACACAGCCACTCAGCAACACACAGCCACCCAGCAACACAAAGTTAGGCAGCAACACACAGCCATTCAGCAACACACAGCCACTCAGCAACACACAGCCACTCAGCAACACACAGCCACTCAGCAACACAAAGTCAGGCAGCAACACACAGAGcttccacaacacaacacaacccaaGGAAGAGAGACCAGaggcgaggaagaggaggacgaggaaTATGTGTGGTCTTTGCAATGT
The sequence above is drawn from the Salvelinus fontinalis isolate EN_2023a chromosome 24, ASM2944872v1, whole genome shotgun sequence genome and encodes:
- the neu4 gene encoding LOW QUALITY PROTEIN: sialidase-4 (The sequence of the model RefSeq protein was modified relative to this genomic sequence to represent the inferred CDS: inserted 1 base in 1 codon) translates to MAPDTLNGEQTGHTKAIKHTHTHTXHAQTHTRTHALNQKCIHMLTQILTNLNSHSLSKDFTDMSSSPYFPARSALFRKEANGVTYRVPALLYLSLSNSFLAFCEERLSPSDAQAHLLVMRKGTFYRNYVEWEDMSVLGTAQLAGHRSMNPCPLYDEFTGTLFLFFIAVLGHTSESYQLVTGKNVTRLCFISSNDQGNTWSPATDLTKRVIGDTIKDWATFALGPGHGIQLKSGRLLVPAYAYHIDCKECFGQMCLTTPHAFCFHSDTHGRTWRFGEAVPGPESVECQMVSVDQEDGTNVLYCNARSPLGCRVQALSLDDGAVFQDGQLVQRLTESRNGCHGSVVGFPAPLHLNLRPRPPTHARHWTSFEAKTGDSSPPTAPPPPSSPQNFLTPTWVVYSHPTWNNVRKNLGVYLSLFPRDPDSWSGPWVIYEGPSAYSDLAYLELPSAGAPSAVAFACLFECGTSTAYDEISFSIFTLYELIDNLPRNTQPRNTQPRNTQPRNTKSGSNTQPFSNTQPLSNTQPLSNTQPLSNTQPPSNTKLGSNTQPFSNTQPLSNTQPLSNTQPLSNTKSGSNTQSFHNTTQPKEERPEARKRRTRNMCGLCNVS